The Rhodoflexus caldus genome has a window encoding:
- a CDS encoding acyloxyacyl hydrolase gives MPLYTRAQQTDTIAGQPIAVGIRTHYGIILPHSEEIRSISLSRPRGVEVEISRQLLRKEYWQYCSCYPRIGISAGYFSFNNPQILGSAWSAVAFVEPFMAAPARLSVSYRLGAGFSYLNRVFHPLNNPLNLFYSTPVSFNLLMNISLNYRLTPQLTMRMHGNFNHISNGGLKEPNNGINFPTMGMAVDYVLERVHFPEFRKTDWRQEHRQGWQYRIAAYTTAKTAERNDDRRYWIFGATADASRRVGRLSALGVGVEVTVDYSLQEWLRRYEPQQSNDFTRVAMLAGHELLLGRFGFAQQLGVYLYAPYKAMHPVYQRYELTYKAPGGILFGMSLKAHTRTADFMDVRLGYIFGQK, from the coding sequence ATGCCGCTTTATACAAGGGCGCAACAGACAGACACGATAGCCGGACAGCCGATTGCCGTAGGGATTCGGACGCATTACGGCATCATTTTACCACATTCCGAAGAAATTCGGAGTATTTCCTTGTCGCGCCCTCGGGGGGTAGAAGTAGAAATCAGCCGCCAGTTGCTGCGGAAGGAATACTGGCAGTATTGTTCTTGCTATCCGCGCATTGGCATTTCGGCAGGCTATTTCAGTTTCAACAATCCGCAGATTCTCGGGAGTGCATGGTCTGCGGTGGCTTTTGTAGAGCCTTTTATGGCAGCACCTGCACGCCTGAGCGTATCTTACAGGCTGGGAGCCGGTTTCAGTTACCTGAATCGCGTTTTTCACCCATTAAACAACCCGCTGAATTTGTTTTACAGCACTCCTGTCAGTTTTAATTTGCTGATGAACATAAGTCTGAACTATCGGCTGACACCTCAGCTGACAATGCGGATGCACGGAAACTTTAACCATATTTCCAACGGAGGATTGAAAGAACCCAATAACGGTATCAACTTCCCTACAATGGGTATGGCTGTTGATTATGTGTTGGAAAGGGTGCATTTCCCTGAGTTTCGGAAAACAGATTGGCGGCAAGAACACCGACAAGGCTGGCAGTATCGTATAGCGGCTTATACAACGGCTAAAACTGCCGAACGCAACGACGACAGGCGCTACTGGATTTTTGGGGCTACCGCCGATGCATCGCGAAGGGTTGGCAGGCTGAGTGCCTTAGGGGTAGGTGTGGAAGTAACGGTGGATTATTCATTGCAAGAGTGGTTGCGTCGTTATGAGCCGCAGCAAAGCAATGATTTCACAAGGGTAGCGATGTTGGCAGGGCATGAGTTGCTTTTAGGGCGGTTTGGTTTTGCCCAGCAATTGGGCGTCTATTTGTATGCCCCTTACAAGGCTATGCACCCTGTTTATCAGCGGTATGAACTTACTTACAAAGCGCCCGGCGGTATATTATTCGGTATGAGCCTGAAAGCGCATACAAGAACGGCTGATTTTATGGATGTGCGTTTAGGCTACATTTTCGGTCAAAAGTAA